A single genomic interval of Chryseobacterium paludis harbors:
- a CDS encoding type I polyketide synthase — protein sequence MKNFTIIGITPFEKPDVNLILKLHQAGAFPILSLGHELTIAQQALNQLDHTDVSSYGISATDDKFMSLQIPEKVSFVILPFSLSINYALDLPVIYQVNSLEEARQAEQSGAKGIIVKGNEAGGLVGYESTFVLFQRVIKEINTIPVWAQGGIGLHTSAAVKALGATGVILDSQLALFPESSVPQDVKDLCSKLNGTETKIIANHRVLVRPNSPALPEDISATDLKQYFTDLDISKSYIPMGQDISLAIDLYEDFKSLKKMIFGFKEAMYGHLKQAKALQVINEDNMLARELGLRYPIAQGPMTRVSDVPSFANAVAEAGGLPFVALSLLKGEQAKALVIETKKLAGEKTWGVGILGFAPQALRDEQTSYILEARPPVVLIAGGRPAQAKIFEKAGISTFLHVPSPALLDIFLKEGAKKFIFEGRECGGHVGPLSSMVLWEKQIERILKEDHPENISVFFAGGIHNAFSTAFVSIMAAPLAARGVKVGVLMGTAYLYTEEAVITGAIQEEFQLQAMQAKDTVLLETAPGHETRCLNTAFSQHFNSEKTKLLAAGMDKKEVWEQLEKLNVGRLRIAAKGIDRQGDQLVNIPKNEQLDLGMYMIGQIATMHDHVISLAELHKDVGIDNHKYIQQATLPEEPASNEKSLDIAIVGMECIFPGAKNLQEYWRNIILGKDSVTEVPDERWNKDIYYHPDSDRPDVSHSKWGGFIPKIDFDPLAFGIPPQSLAAIEPTQLLTLLVAKRAMEDAGYGEKHVNRENISVIIGAEGGNDLANSYSFRGYYKQVFGELHDEVKEAFPHTTEDSFPGILANVIAGRITNRLDLGGRNFTVDAACASSLAAIDLACQELILGKSDMVLAGGADLHNGINDYLMFSSTHALSRKGRCATFDSDADGIALGEGIAILVLKRYEDAVHDGDRIYSVIKGVGGSSDGKALGLTAPRKIGQVRALERAYAQAGISPASVGLVEAHGTGTVVGDKTELSALTNLFSRSGALPGQTHLGSVKTQIGHTKCAAGLAGLIKASLAVYHGIKPPTLHLQQPNAYYNAQTSPFAFYAESGLWSEKNRYAGISAFGFGGTNFHTVIANHPKQDNSVALQSWPSELFVFRGDTYEEAKNQLGQIKSLLEINDDISLKDIAYSLTVGSEKPIQLSIVADTAEDLMMKIELVLFGIETKDTFIVNKRAGKVAFLFPGQGSQRINMARDLFVVFPAIRNLIEGYPELEKVVFPSTTFDADALKKQKETIKDTRLAQPILGIVDLALARLLESMGIVPDMVAGHSYGELPALCFAGVFGEEKLVDLSIQRAHSILDSVEGGDPGTMLAVSAKQEDLQPILEQIEGCYPVNFNTPSQCVVAGSTPAIDKLMELLRKERISAKKLEVACAFHSPLLAKSKDLYDAVLKDVPFQEMQIPVWSNTTAAVYPTDASEIKERLTEHLVQPVRFVEEIQAMYDDGARIFIEVGPGKILTGLTQSCLEKDQLTFYVEDSNRNKLTHLLCMFAQYLGTGRTFNIEKLFDGRSARFIQIDQPELYKKNPAIWRVNGQAAQPTTGTLPVNGALPIITPLQMNNFTNQQVPAVDNQLAAERMLQEYLNSMKLLIQAQRDVMLSFLGQNPQINPTPVYASPVPNLINDRLVSIPASPVNTEKPVIIQTKQAPSKDIKSLLLQVVSDKTGYPHEMLGMEMDLEADLSIDSIKRVEIIGTLRSELNILTIDHANEDTVMEQLAAIKTLSGLVEWLTEYTGVAAVTAEKNGSEEVNGSKPQDQSSFSIEDLQKAILDIVSEKTGYPKEMLGLDLDLEADLSIDSIKRMEIIADLKTKIGFGQNLEQADDLMEKMAAIKTLKGLANWISEINNTGADNNSTTNNHIDVNVDVEATPTVLSRLRFDLTPSDISLIQNTEILQGKRFAITQDNGNQTQEIKNRLEQYGAIAELVDMEKDLSDFDGLIILDMFSSPVKHNIIDHVDLIKKLNLDKAKWIYLISDIPAHLEELTDTRVLRHYQGYSGLFKSLAREFEQTTCRLISLSTTQKMDQIAEIALKEILAADKPVEVIYKNDQRHKVDIIPSPLSTSLEDAHIQLDQESVVLVLGGAQGITSELAKHMSEAYPCTYILVGRSADPRDEAPDHKELEVMKTKEEIRSYLIKTGKFTSPPQIEKETVRVFKNNQILHTIRDMERLGSTVVYQSLDLCDEDGLSALLSNIYEKYGHLDGVIHGAGLLEDKLFKHKTSSSFGRVFDTKVKPLRVLAEQLREDCQFVVLFSSIASVYGNKGQTDYAAANSVLDDYARALDKRLKGKVISINWGPWKGAGMVSPTLETEYERRGISLIPLDQGKETFLNEIKYGNESQVLIMSGSNW from the coding sequence ATGAAAAACTTTACTATTATTGGGATAACGCCTTTTGAAAAACCGGATGTGAATCTTATCCTGAAACTACATCAGGCGGGTGCATTTCCTATCCTAAGCTTAGGACATGAGTTAACGATTGCTCAGCAAGCATTAAATCAACTCGACCATACAGATGTATCTTCTTATGGTATCTCCGCCACTGATGACAAATTTATGTCGCTTCAAATTCCAGAGAAAGTAAGCTTTGTGATACTTCCTTTCAGCCTATCAATTAATTACGCATTGGATTTACCGGTTATTTACCAGGTAAACAGTTTGGAAGAAGCCAGACAGGCTGAACAATCAGGAGCAAAAGGTATCATCGTAAAAGGGAATGAAGCTGGTGGACTTGTTGGTTATGAATCAACATTTGTATTATTTCAGCGTGTTATCAAAGAAATCAATACTATACCAGTATGGGCACAGGGAGGAATAGGACTCCACACTTCTGCGGCAGTAAAAGCATTAGGAGCAACCGGTGTCATATTGGATAGTCAGCTTGCTCTTTTTCCAGAAAGTTCCGTTCCTCAGGATGTAAAAGACCTATGCTCAAAACTAAATGGAACCGAAACAAAAATTATAGCTAATCATCGGGTGTTGGTGAGGCCAAATTCACCCGCTTTACCGGAAGATATCAGTGCCACGGATCTTAAGCAATACTTTACTGACCTTGATATCAGTAAGAGCTATATTCCCATGGGACAGGATATTTCTTTAGCAATAGATCTGTATGAAGATTTCAAAAGTCTCAAAAAGATGATCTTTGGATTTAAAGAAGCCATGTACGGGCATCTGAAACAGGCAAAAGCACTCCAGGTCATTAATGAGGATAATATGCTGGCCAGAGAACTTGGTTTAAGATATCCCATTGCACAAGGGCCAATGACCCGTGTCAGTGATGTCCCTTCATTTGCCAATGCTGTAGCCGAAGCAGGAGGTTTGCCTTTTGTGGCCCTGTCTTTACTTAAAGGTGAACAAGCAAAAGCATTGGTAATTGAAACTAAAAAACTTGCCGGTGAAAAAACATGGGGTGTTGGTATTTTAGGATTTGCACCTCAGGCACTGAGAGATGAACAGACCTCCTATATCCTTGAAGCCAGACCTCCCGTAGTTCTTATCGCAGGCGGAAGACCTGCTCAGGCTAAGATATTTGAAAAAGCAGGAATAAGTACTTTCCTGCATGTTCCTTCCCCGGCATTATTGGATATTTTCCTGAAAGAAGGAGCTAAGAAATTCATATTTGAAGGACGTGAATGTGGTGGCCATGTAGGCCCACTTTCAAGCATGGTCCTTTGGGAAAAACAGATTGAAAGAATTTTAAAAGAAGATCATCCTGAAAATATCAGTGTATTTTTTGCAGGAGGAATCCATAACGCATTCTCAACAGCATTTGTTTCTATCATGGCGGCTCCGTTAGCAGCCAGAGGTGTAAAAGTGGGTGTACTCATGGGAACTGCTTATCTCTATACTGAAGAAGCGGTAATCACCGGAGCCATCCAGGAGGAATTTCAATTGCAGGCTATGCAGGCAAAAGACACCGTCCTGTTGGAAACAGCTCCTGGACATGAAACACGTTGCTTAAACACAGCATTTTCACAACATTTCAATAGCGAGAAGACTAAACTTCTGGCTGCGGGAATGGATAAAAAAGAAGTCTGGGAACAACTTGAAAAACTAAATGTTGGTCGTCTGCGAATTGCTGCCAAAGGGATAGATCGTCAGGGTGACCAACTGGTCAACATACCTAAAAATGAACAGCTAGACCTGGGAATGTATATGATCGGACAAATTGCAACCATGCATGACCATGTGATCTCTCTTGCAGAGCTTCATAAGGATGTTGGTATTGATAATCACAAATACATTCAGCAAGCAACATTACCAGAAGAGCCTGCGTCCAATGAAAAATCACTGGATATCGCTATTGTAGGGATGGAATGTATTTTCCCAGGTGCAAAAAATTTACAGGAATACTGGCGTAATATCATTCTAGGAAAAGACAGCGTAACAGAAGTACCGGATGAGCGATGGAATAAAGATATTTATTATCACCCGGACTCTGACAGACCCGATGTATCCCATTCTAAATGGGGTGGCTTTATTCCGAAAATAGATTTTGATCCCCTCGCATTTGGAATTCCACCACAATCTCTTGCAGCCATTGAACCTACACAATTATTAACCTTACTGGTTGCTAAACGTGCCATGGAAGATGCCGGATATGGAGAAAAACACGTCAACAGAGAAAACATCTCTGTGATCATCGGAGCTGAAGGCGGTAATGACCTGGCAAATAGTTATAGTTTCAGAGGATATTATAAGCAGGTTTTCGGAGAACTTCATGATGAAGTAAAAGAGGCATTTCCACACACTACAGAGGATTCTTTCCCTGGTATTTTAGCTAATGTCATCGCAGGTCGGATTACGAACAGACTGGATCTTGGAGGCAGGAACTTTACCGTAGATGCTGCGTGTGCTTCGTCTTTGGCTGCTATTGATCTGGCATGTCAGGAACTTATATTAGGTAAATCCGATATGGTACTTGCCGGTGGAGCTGATCTACATAACGGGATCAATGATTACCTTATGTTTTCAAGTACACATGCTCTTTCCCGAAAAGGAAGATGTGCAACATTTGACAGTGATGCCGATGGTATTGCTTTGGGAGAAGGGATAGCCATACTAGTATTAAAAAGATATGAAGATGCTGTACATGATGGTGACCGTATTTATTCGGTTATCAAAGGTGTAGGCGGATCAAGTGATGGAAAGGCTTTAGGTCTTACTGCGCCTAGAAAAATAGGCCAGGTAAGAGCTTTGGAACGTGCATATGCCCAAGCAGGTATCAGTCCTGCATCAGTTGGACTTGTTGAGGCTCATGGTACAGGAACTGTAGTTGGAGACAAAACAGAACTTAGTGCACTTACCAATTTATTTAGTCGTTCAGGGGCTTTACCCGGTCAGACTCATTTAGGTTCTGTAAAAACGCAGATCGGGCATACCAAATGTGCAGCAGGATTAGCAGGATTGATCAAAGCTTCTTTAGCAGTATACCATGGTATAAAACCTCCTACCCTTCATCTTCAACAGCCTAACGCTTACTATAATGCTCAAACCAGTCCTTTTGCGTTTTATGCCGAAAGTGGACTTTGGAGCGAGAAGAACCGTTATGCCGGAATCAGTGCTTTTGGATTCGGAGGAACTAATTTCCATACCGTTATTGCAAATCACCCTAAACAAGATAATTCTGTAGCATTACAGTCATGGCCTTCTGAGCTATTTGTGTTCCGCGGAGATACTTATGAAGAGGCCAAAAACCAATTGGGACAGATCAAATCTTTATTAGAAATAAATGATGACATCTCTTTAAAAGATATTGCCTACAGCTTAACCGTAGGTTCAGAAAAACCAATACAGTTAAGTATTGTTGCCGATACAGCCGAAGACCTGATGATGAAAATCGAATTGGTTTTATTCGGTATTGAAACCAAAGACACCTTTATTGTAAATAAAAGAGCAGGTAAAGTGGCCTTTTTATTTCCTGGCCAGGGTAGTCAGCGAATCAATATGGCCCGCGATCTGTTTGTGGTTTTTCCAGCTATCCGAAATCTTATAGAAGGCTATCCGGAGCTTGAGAAAGTCGTTTTCCCTTCTACTACTTTTGATGCCGATGCTTTAAAGAAACAAAAGGAGACCATTAAAGATACCCGTTTAGCACAGCCAATTTTGGGAATTGTTGATCTCGCATTAGCCAGACTCCTTGAATCCATGGGTATTGTTCCAGATATGGTGGCAGGACACAGTTATGGTGAATTACCTGCTTTGTGCTTTGCAGGAGTATTTGGAGAAGAAAAATTAGTTGATTTAAGTATCCAGCGGGCCCACTCGATCTTAGATTCTGTAGAAGGCGGAGATCCGGGCACTATGTTAGCCGTAAGCGCTAAACAGGAAGATTTACAACCTATCCTTGAACAAATAGAAGGCTGTTATCCCGTAAATTTCAATACTCCATCTCAATGTGTGGTGGCAGGAAGTACACCGGCAATAGATAAATTAATGGAACTTCTTAGGAAGGAGCGTATTTCTGCAAAAAAATTAGAGGTTGCCTGCGCATTCCACAGTCCGTTACTTGCCAAATCCAAAGACTTATATGATGCTGTATTGAAAGATGTTCCTTTTCAGGAAATGCAAATTCCTGTCTGGTCCAATACTACGGCAGCAGTATACCCAACAGATGCATCCGAAATAAAGGAAAGACTTACCGAACACCTTGTACAACCGGTAAGATTTGTGGAAGAAATCCAGGCAATGTATGACGATGGAGCAAGAATATTCATTGAGGTAGGACCAGGAAAAATACTCACCGGACTGACTCAGTCTTGCCTGGAAAAAGATCAATTGACATTCTATGTCGAGGATAGCAACCGTAATAAACTGACTCACCTGCTTTGTATGTTTGCTCAGTACCTTGGCACTGGCCGTACCTTCAATATTGAAAAGCTTTTTGATGGCCGTAGCGCTAGATTTATTCAAATAGACCAGCCTGAACTTTATAAGAAAAACCCAGCTATCTGGCGTGTAAACGGTCAGGCTGCACAACCAACCACAGGCACACTGCCAGTGAATGGTGCATTACCTATAATAACACCACTTCAAATGAACAACTTTACCAATCAACAAGTACCTGCAGTTGATAATCAGCTTGCTGCTGAACGCATGTTGCAGGAATATTTAAATAGTATGAAATTACTTATACAGGCTCAACGGGATGTGATGCTTTCCTTCTTAGGACAGAATCCACAGATCAATCCTACTCCTGTCTATGCTTCACCTGTACCCAACCTCATCAATGATCGTTTGGTTTCTATTCCGGCTTCCCCGGTCAATACGGAGAAACCTGTTATCATTCAAACAAAACAGGCTCCATCAAAAGATATTAAATCCTTATTACTACAGGTTGTTAGTGATAAAACGGGATATCCTCATGAAATGCTGGGTATGGAAATGGATCTTGAGGCTGACCTGAGTATTGACTCTATTAAAAGGGTTGAGATTATAGGAACCCTGCGAAGTGAACTGAATATCCTTACGATCGATCATGCCAATGAAGATACCGTTATGGAGCAATTAGCGGCGATAAAAACCTTAAGTGGTCTCGTTGAATGGCTTACAGAGTATACAGGAGTAGCAGCAGTTACTGCAGAAAAAAATGGCTCAGAAGAAGTCAATGGCTCAAAACCTCAGGATCAATCTTCATTTTCTATCGAAGACCTTCAGAAAGCAATTTTGGATATTGTAAGTGAAAAAACTGGTTATCCGAAAGAGATGCTAGGTTTGGATCTGGACTTAGAAGCTGATTTAAGTATTGATTCTATTAAGCGTATGGAAATTATCGCTGACCTTAAAACCAAGATAGGATTCGGTCAGAATTTAGAGCAGGCTGATGATCTTATGGAAAAAATGGCTGCTATTAAAACACTTAAGGGGTTGGCAAATTGGATTAGTGAGATCAACAATACCGGCGCTGATAATAATAGTACAACTAACAATCACATTGATGTAAATGTTGATGTTGAAGCTACTCCAACGGTATTATCCCGTCTTCGTTTTGATCTTACTCCAAGTGATATTTCCTTAATACAAAACACTGAAATATTACAAGGAAAACGTTTTGCAATTACCCAAGACAATGGTAACCAAACGCAGGAAATTAAAAACAGACTTGAACAATATGGCGCTATTGCAGAATTAGTGGACATGGAGAAGGATCTTTCAGATTTTGACGGACTGATCATTCTGGATATGTTCTCATCTCCTGTTAAGCATAATATCATTGATCATGTTGATTTGATAAAAAAATTAAATCTCGATAAAGCAAAATGGATTTACCTGATATCAGATATTCCTGCACATCTTGAAGAGTTAACCGATACTCGTGTACTGCGCCATTATCAAGGTTATTCAGGTTTATTTAAAAGCCTGGCGCGTGAGTTTGAACAAACCACCTGCAGACTAATCAGCTTAAGCACTACTCAGAAGATGGATCAGATTGCTGAAATTGCTTTAAAAGAGATATTAGCAGCCGATAAACCGGTTGAAGTTATTTACAAAAATGATCAAAGGCATAAAGTGGATATTATACCTTCACCTTTATCAACAAGTCTGGAAGATGCACACATCCAGCTAGATCAGGAATCAGTTGTATTAGTACTTGGAGGTGCACAGGGGATCACTTCTGAACTGGCTAAACATATGTCAGAAGCTTATCCATGTACCTATATTCTTGTAGGCAGATCAGCAGATCCAAGAGATGAAGCACCAGATCATAAAGAATTGGAAGTGATGAAAACCAAGGAAGAAATAAGAAGTTATCTTATAAAAACCGGGAAATTCACGTCACCTCCTCAAATAGAAAAAGAAACGGTACGAGTTTTCAAAAATAATCAGATCCTCCATACGATCCGAGATATGGAACGCCTTGGAAGCACTGTGGTTTATCAATCTTTAGACCTTTGTGATGAAGATGGGTTAAGTGCCCTTCTCAGCAATATTTATGAAAAATACGGTCACCTGGACGGAGTTATTCATGGGGCAGGTCTTTTGGAAGATAAATTATTTAAGCATAAAACAAGCAGTTCTTTCGGGCGGGTCTTTGACACTAAAGTAAAACCACTTCGAGTACTGGCTGAACAGCTTCGTGAAGATTGCCAGTTTGTTGTTCTGTTCTCAAGTATTGCATCAGTATATGGCAATAAAGGTCAGACCGATTATGCCGCAGCAAATAGTGTATTGGATGATTATGCCAGAGCTCTTGACAAAAGGCTAAAAGGAAAAGTGATCTCCATAAACTGGGGACCTTGGAAGGGAGCAGGTATGGTTTCACCAACCTTAGAAACAGAATATGAACGTCGGGGGATTTCTTTAATTCCTTTGGATCAGGGGAAAGAGACTTTTCTTAATGAGATAAAATACGGAAATGAAAGCCAGGTACTAATCATGTCTGGAAGCAATTGGTAA
- a CDS encoding retropepsin-like aspartic protease, producing the protein MKNSETKIKKNIGRLLKINSFWMIGIIGKTMLAAMLFISIISFCQTPVSKFDILYKKIDQKNFFIVHELFEKNKKDLPVEYQYFTEAVLYNAFNKPEESNQKILKLESSKTRLPDSLMLKIWRIKEDNCMKQYDYKGAKKAIEVAINQYNDLLTEDEKSDFKNNLKIWTALENEPRQQVTFNGDTRIKMEKDVANLKNLKISTGEDTMNFIFDTGANISTIAASAARRLKMKIIPADIDVDAITGISVKADLAVCKKLVLGNITIENAIFLVFADTALSFPQINYQINGILGFPVIEALNEVQLTQDDYFIVPEKETKINTPANMAIDGLTPLIFIDGRHFTFDTGADQTMLYAPFYEENKKNIDKEYKGVKISMGGAGGKAEYDGFKVNHTFHILGKQIPLKNINLLKNKINKETVYGNIGQDVIRQFNKMTLNFDQMFIKFD; encoded by the coding sequence ATGAAGAATTCCGAAACTAAGATTAAAAAGAATATTGGAAGATTATTAAAAATAAACTCATTTTGGATGATTGGAATAATAGGTAAGACCATGTTGGCTGCCATGTTGTTCATATCTATTATTAGTTTTTGCCAGACCCCTGTTTCAAAGTTTGATATCTTATATAAAAAGATAGATCAAAAGAATTTTTTTATAGTTCATGAACTTTTTGAAAAAAACAAGAAAGATCTGCCTGTAGAATACCAGTATTTTACCGAAGCAGTGCTTTATAATGCTTTTAACAAACCTGAAGAATCTAATCAGAAGATTTTAAAACTTGAATCTTCAAAAACCAGACTTCCTGATTCACTTATGCTTAAGATCTGGCGTATTAAAGAGGATAACTGCATGAAGCAATATGATTATAAAGGAGCCAAAAAAGCTATTGAGGTAGCCATTAACCAATATAATGATCTCCTTACAGAAGATGAAAAGAGTGACTTTAAAAACAACCTGAAAATATGGACTGCTCTTGAAAATGAACCCAGACAACAGGTTACTTTTAATGGAGATACCCGCATAAAGATGGAAAAGGATGTTGCGAACTTAAAGAATCTTAAAATAAGTACCGGTGAAGATACCATGAATTTTATTTTTGATACAGGAGCTAATATTTCCACAATTGCAGCATCCGCTGCCAGGCGTTTAAAAATGAAAATTATTCCCGCTGATATTGATGTAGATGCGATTACCGGTATTTCTGTTAAAGCAGATCTTGCCGTATGTAAAAAACTGGTTCTTGGAAATATCACGATAGAAAATGCCATATTTTTAGTTTTTGCAGACACGGCGCTCAGCTTTCCGCAAATAAACTATCAGATCAATGGTATCCTTGGGTTTCCCGTTATTGAAGCTTTAAATGAAGTGCAGCTGACGCAAGATGATTATTTTATTGTACCGGAAAAAGAAACAAAAATAAATACACCGGCGAATATGGCAATTGACGGTCTGACTCCACTTATTTTTATTGATGGCAGACATTTTACTTTTGATACCGGTGCTGATCAGACGATGTTATATGCACCTTTTTATGAAGAGAATAAAAAAAATATAGATAAGGAATACAAAGGCGTTAAGATCAGTATGGGCGGTGCAGGCGGAAAAGCTGAATACGATGGATTTAAAGTAAACCATACCTTTCATATATTAGGAAAACAGATCCCGCTTAAAAATATAAATTTATTAAAAAACAAGATTAATAAAGAGACGGTCTACGGAAATATTGGTCAGGATGTGATCCGACAATTCAACAAAATGACCTTGAATTTTGATCAGATGTTTATTAAATTTGATTAA